From a region of the Kwoniella mangroviensis CBS 8507 chromosome 1 map unlocalized Ctg01, whole genome shotgun sequence genome:
- a CDS encoding ATP-dependent protease La: protein MLPIRAAVRSSSSQRCGIATSSRPTHLTRSLSLATRPLPKSKSLSHYIEVSRSRDGVLHQRGIHSSSRLMEKKRWVNPASENDKDKGKEKEKKEEGKKGSEEVEAKTQPEKEGVKETEVEQKKEIEKDGSGEAESSKTAEERAKKESSSSSSSTARSSASGSSSSSNNPFSLPGSSSGSGGGSGKEIVKPNIPETYPQVLAVPITHRPLFPGFYKAVTVRSPPVIKAIRELQAKGQPYVGAFLLKDSNSDSDVIESLDQVHNVGVFCQITSCFTSNEGEGKPESLTAVLFPHRRIKIDELVTPGQLSSEAPLVNVSKSSAEADENPEGHVESFEPDVPSVEEVREELGTISRESEEGQDQVETPKPAEPKNTKPLSPINFIHSLVPEISITNVSNVSLEPYQKDSQVIRAIMSELISVFKEIAQLQPMFREQVTSFAMSNTSSQVFDEPDKLADLAAVVSTSNLEDLQAVLESTNVEDRLQRSLVLLKKELINAQLQFKIARDVDTKIQKRQREYYLMEQLKGIKKELGMESDGKDKLIEQFKEKASKLAMPQQVRKVFDEELNKLVHLEPSASEFNVTRNYIDWLTQVPWGVHSPENYDISHAIKVLDEDHYGLKDVKDRILEFMAVGKLRGSVEGKILCLAGPPGVGKTSIGKSIARALGRQFFRFSVGGLTDVAEIKGHRRTYIGAMPGKPVQALKKVATENPLILIDEVDKISKAYNGDPASALLEMLDPEQNKSFLDHYLDVPIDLSRVLFVCTANVLETIPGPLLDRMEVLEVSGYVSAEKMNIAEKYLSPQAKEASGLKEVDIDLEPGAIEALIRYYCRESGVRNLKKHIDKIYRKAAFKIVSNLGEEALPEPKEPDMTETVEAQEPDIKPASEHLPGEHSPSPGDAGTTKHVTTVPREPLKVPEGVHVRITQENLRDYVGPPIYHKDRLYTSSPPAGVSTGLGYLGNGSGAVMPIEVTAMPGKGNLQLTGKLGEVIRESAQIALSYVKSNAYSLGITKSDNEVTLNDRDVHLHMPEGGIGKEGPSAGTAILTAFVSLFTKTKVDPDVAMTGEISLLGQVLPVGGLKEKILAAHRAGIKKLIVPIACKPDIDENVPLSVKKGIEFVFVEDVKQVLYEVFKGTENESRWRETLPLERQPEREKL from the exons ATGCTACCGATCCGGGCAGCTGtacgatcatcttcttcccagcGATGCGGCATCGCAACCTCCTCTCGGCCGACCCATCTCACACGATCATTATCACTTGCCACTCGACCCCTTCCCAAATCTAAGTCACTCTCCCATTACATTGAGGTCAGCAGATCTCGAGATGGGGTGCTGCATCAGAGGGGCATACATAGCTCGTCgagattgatggagaagaaacgaTGGGTGAATCCTGCTAGTGAGAACGATAAAGATAAgggtaaagagaaagagaagaaggaggaaggcaagaaaggatcagaggaagtagaagccAAAACTCAACcagagaaagagggtgtAAAGGAAACGGAAGTagagcagaagaaagaaataGAGAAAGACGGATCGGGAGAAGCTGAATCGTCTAAAACGGCTGAAGAAAGAGCCAAGaaagaatcatcatcatcatcatcatctaccgctcgatcttcagcttcgggCAGCagttcatcatccaacaatccaTTCTCTTTACCTGGATCTTCGTCCGGtagtggaggtggaagtgggaaaGAAATAGTGAAACCCAATATACCCGAAACTTATCCTCAGGTATTAGCCGTTCCCATCACCCATCGACCTCTATTCCCGGGATTCTACAAAGCAGTCACAGTGCGTTCCCCGCCCGTCATCAAGGCTATCCGTGAATTACAAGCGAAAGGACAACCATACGTCGGAGCTTTCTTGCTGAAAGACTCGAATTCGGATTCGGACGTGATCGAATCGCTGGATCAAGTTCATAACGTCGGTGTCTTCTGTCAGATCACAAGTTGTTTCACTTCGAATGAAGGGGAAGGTAAACCTGAGAGTTTGACTGCTGTCTTGTTCCCTCATAGAAGGATCAAAATTGATGAGCTGGTAACACCTGGTCAATTATCGTCTGAAGCACCTTTAGTAAATGTATCGAAATCAAGCGCGGAAGCCGATGAAAACCCAGAAGGCCATGTGGAAAGCTTCGAACCCGATGTACCATCTGTCGAGGAAGTGAGAGAAGAGCTCGGAACGATTTCTAGAGAGTCTGAGGAAGGTCAGGATCAAGTTG AAACACCTAAACCCGCTGAACCTAAAAACACTAAACCTCTTTCGcctatcaacttcatccaTTCCCTGGTCCCTGAAATATCAATCACAAACGTCTCCAACGTCTCTCTTGAACCATATCAAAAGGACTCGCAAGTGATCCGAGCGATAATGTCAGAATTGATATCAGTATTCAAAGAGATCGCTCAATTACAGCCGATGTTCAGAGAACAGGTCACATCATTCGCCATGTCCAATACGTCTTCTCAAGTATTTGACGAGCCTGATAAACTTGCCGATCTCGCTGCGGTGGTATCCACTTCCAACTTGGAAGATCTACAGGCAGTATTGGAATCTACCAATGTTGAAGATCGATTACAACGTTCATTAGTCTTATTGAAAaaggaattgatcaatgcGCAATTACAATTTAAGATTGCTCGAGATGTTGATACCAAAATTcagaagagacagagagagTATTATCTCATGGAACAGTTGAAAGgaatcaagaaagaattAGGTATGGAATCGGACGGTAAGGATAAGCTTATCGAACAGTTCAAGGAAAAAGCAAGTAAATTGGCGATGCCTCAACAGGTTCGAAAAGTATTTGATGAGGAATTGAACAAATTGGTACATCTTgaaccttcagcttcagaaTTCAACGTTACTAGAAATTATATCGATTGGTTAACCCAAGTTCCGTGGGGTGTACATTCCCCAGAGAATTACGATATCTCACATGCCATCAAggtattggatgaagatcattatggtttgaaagatgtcaaagatCGTATACTTGAGTTCATGGCTGTAGGCAAATTACGTGGATCAGTAGAAGGAAAGATACTGTGCTTGGCTGGTCCACCTGGTGTGGGTAAGACTTCAATCGGGAAATCCATTGCGAGAGCTCTTGGAAGACAGTTCTTTAGGTTCTCGGTGGGTGGGTTGACGGATGTGGCCGAGATTAAAGGTCATAGAAGGACTTATATCGG TGCCATGCCTGGTAAACCCGTTCAAGCCCTCAAGAAAGTCGCTACTGAAAATCctctgatcttgattgacgAAGTCGACAAGATCAGTAAAGCTTATAATGGTGATCCTGCGAGTGCCTTGTTGGAAATGCTGGATCCCGAGCAGAATAAATCGTTCTTGGATCATTA TCTCGATGTACCAATTGATTTGTCAAGAGTTCTCTTCGTCTGTACTG CAAACGTTCTTGAGACTATTCCTGGACCTCTACTTGACCGAATGGAAGTTCTCGAAGTGTCAGGATACGTCTCAGCGGAAAAGATGAACATCGCCGAGAAGTACTTGTCACCTCAAGCTAAGGAAGCGTCGGGACTGAAAGaggttgatatcgatctcgaACCTGGAGCTATCGAGGCTTTGATTAGATACTATTGTAGGGAAAGTGGAGTCAGGAATCTGAAGAAACATATCGATAAA ATCTACCGAAAAGCAGCTTTCAAGATAGTTAGTAATTTAGGAGAGGAAGCTTTACCTGAACCCAAAGAACCTGATATGACGGAAACTGTAGAAGCTCAAGAaccagatatcaaacctgctTCTGAGCATTTACCGGGAGAACATTCGCCTTCGCCTGGTGATGCCGGTACGACGAAACATGTCACGACTGTCCCGAGGGAACCATTGAAGGTTCCTGAGGGTGTACATGTCAGGATCACCCAGGAGAATTTGAGAGATTATGTTGGACC ACCAATTTACCACAAAGATAGATTGtatacttcttcaccacctgctGGAGTCTCGACAGGGTTAGGCTATTTGGGTAATGGTTCAGGTGCTGTCATGCCTATCGAAGTTACG GCAATGCCAGGTAAAGGCAATCTCCAACTTACCGGTAAACTAGGCGAAGTCATCCGGGAATCCGCCCAAATCGCCTTGTCATACGTCAAATCTAATGCTTATTCATTGGGAATAACCAAATCGGACAACGAGGTGACGTTGAACGATAGAGACGTACATTTACATATGCCTGAAGGTGGGATCGGTAAGGAAGGTCCTTCGGCTGGTACGGCCATCTTAACTGCTTTTGTCAGTTTGTTTACCAAAACGAAGGTCGATCCGGATGTGGCTATGACTGGAGAGATCAGTTTGTTAGGTCAGGTATTACCTGTAGGAGGATTGAAGGAGAAAAT TCTAGCGGCACATAGAGCAGGtatcaaga AACTCATCGTTCCAATAGCTTGTAAACCTGATATCGACGAGAATGTTCCCTTGTCAGTCAAAAAGGGAATTGAATTTGTCTttgtcgaagatgtcaaacaGGTTCTATATGAGGTGTTTAAAGGTACGGAGAATGAgagcaggtggagggagACGTTACCATTGGAGAGACAACCCGAGAGGGAGAAATTATAG